The Niastella koreensis GR20-10 genome includes a window with the following:
- a CDS encoding Crp/Fnr family transcriptional regulator, whose product MPITTVNPTQGVEQWLTKTVIPESPFTVFVKNVHPVSNEAQAFINQKAFPSQLNKGEVLIAAGTVCKNVYLIRKGILRSYIKEEKKEITTWISGEQELATCITSFGLQQPARENIQALEDCELSTLSFDDLQYLYDNFPEANIVGRKILERYYRDAEERAFIARLMEATSKYKHFIATKSELLNRVPLKFIASYLGMTLETLSRIRSKLSRSINEFN is encoded by the coding sequence ATGCCGATAACAACAGTCAACCCGACGCAAGGAGTGGAACAATGGTTAACCAAAACTGTAATTCCCGAATCTCCCTTCACAGTATTTGTAAAGAACGTACACCCGGTGAGTAACGAGGCCCAGGCCTTTATCAATCAAAAAGCCTTTCCCAGCCAGTTGAATAAAGGTGAGGTCCTGATTGCCGCCGGCACCGTTTGTAAAAACGTTTACCTCATTCGTAAAGGCATTCTTCGCAGTTATATAAAAGAAGAGAAAAAAGAGATCACTACCTGGATCTCGGGCGAACAGGAACTGGCCACCTGTATTACCAGCTTTGGCTTACAGCAACCTGCACGCGAAAATATTCAGGCGCTGGAAGATTGCGAATTATCGACCCTGAGCTTTGATGATTTGCAATACCTGTATGATAATTTCCCCGAAGCGAATATTGTGGGCAGAAAAATTCTGGAGCGGTATTATCGCGATGCAGAAGAACGGGCCTTTATTGCCCGCCTGATGGAAGCCACCTCCAAATACAAACATTTTATTGCCACCAAAAGCGAACTGCTGAACCGGGTTCCCCTTAAATTCATTGCTTCTTACCTGGGCATGACGCTGGAGACGCTTAGCAGGATCAGGAGTAAGTTGTCGAGGAGTATTAATGAGTTTAATTAG
- a CDS encoding phytoene desaturase family protein: MAKLGVIGAGFAGLSAACYLSAAGHEVHVFEKNTQLGGRAGQLHTQNGFVFDKGPSWYWMPEVFERFFNDFGYQVKDLYQLDLLNPSFEMIFGKSDSLVVPATYKELLDLFECIEPGSAIRLDEFLQEAGVKYRLGMEQLVYKPALSITEYLSAKLLYNCLKADVFLPFSKHVRKYFSNPRLIALMEFPVLFLGAKPSQTPALYSLMNFAGLKLGTWYPQGGFGKVIEAMQRIAEKNGVVFHCNANVEKIITAKQHAVGLRVNGEAVVCDGVIGAADYNHIEETLLAPHERNYDDKYWRRRVMAPSCLIFYLGVSKKIKRLQHHSLFFDASLNDHANQIYQDPSWPTRPLFYVCCPSKTDNSVAPAGHENLFLLMPIAAGLDDTPETREKYYSIMMSRLEGFAGESIQQHLVYKESYCINNFVSEYNAFKGNAYGLANTLSQTAVLKPSIKNKHLKNLFYSGQLTVPGPGVPPCLISGKIAAELLNNYLTKGV, translated from the coding sequence ATGGCGAAACTGGGAGTCATAGGTGCCGGCTTTGCAGGGCTCAGTGCTGCCTGTTATTTGTCGGCAGCGGGGCACGAAGTGCATGTGTTTGAAAAAAATACCCAATTAGGTGGCAGGGCTGGTCAGCTGCATACACAGAATGGATTTGTGTTTGACAAAGGCCCAAGCTGGTATTGGATGCCGGAAGTATTTGAACGGTTCTTTAACGATTTTGGTTACCAGGTGAAAGACCTGTACCAGTTAGATCTGCTGAACCCTTCGTTCGAAATGATATTTGGCAAAAGCGACTCACTGGTTGTTCCGGCAACCTATAAAGAATTGCTGGATTTGTTTGAGTGTATAGAACCCGGAAGTGCAATTCGTTTGGATGAATTTCTGCAGGAAGCAGGGGTAAAGTACCGGCTTGGCATGGAGCAGCTGGTATACAAACCCGCCCTTTCCATAACAGAATATTTGTCGGCGAAATTGCTCTATAACTGCCTGAAGGCAGACGTTTTCCTACCCTTTAGTAAACACGTGAGAAAATACTTTTCCAATCCGCGGTTGATCGCTTTAATGGAATTTCCTGTTTTGTTCCTAGGAGCTAAACCATCCCAAACCCCGGCCTTGTACAGTCTTATGAATTTTGCGGGATTGAAACTGGGCACCTGGTATCCGCAGGGCGGATTCGGAAAAGTAATTGAAGCCATGCAGCGCATCGCTGAAAAGAACGGGGTTGTTTTTCATTGTAATGCCAATGTAGAAAAGATAATTACGGCAAAACAGCATGCAGTAGGATTGCGGGTGAACGGAGAAGCAGTTGTCTGTGATGGCGTAATTGGCGCAGCAGATTATAATCATATTGAGGAAACACTTTTGGCGCCCCATGAAAGAAATTATGATGATAAGTACTGGCGCCGGAGAGTAATGGCCCCTTCCTGTTTGATCTTTTATCTGGGAGTGAGTAAAAAAATAAAACGCCTGCAGCATCATTCCCTATTTTTCGATGCAAGCCTGAACGACCATGCCAACCAAATTTACCAGGACCCCAGCTGGCCAACCCGGCCCCTGTTCTATGTTTGTTGTCCTTCAAAAACAGATAACAGCGTAGCGCCCGCCGGCCATGAGAACCTCTTCCTGTTAATGCCCATTGCAGCAGGACTGGATGATACACCTGAAACCCGCGAGAAATATTATTCCATAATGATGTCAAGACTGGAAGGTTTTGCCGGTGAGTCAATTCAGCAACACCTGGTTTACAAAGAGAGCTATTGTATAAACAATTTTGTCAGCGAATACAATGCCTTTAAAGGGAATGCCTATGGATTGGCCAATACATTATCGCAAACTGCGGTGCTAAAACCTTCCATAAAGAACAAACACCTTAAAAACCTTTTTTATTCCGGCCAGCTAACCGTGCCAGGCCCCGGCGTACCCCCTTGCCTGATCTCCGGAAAGATAGCCGCAGAATTGCTCAATAATTATTTAACTAAAGGCGTATGA
- a CDS encoding phytoene/squalene synthase family protein, whose product MKNLFDRVSIECSKITTKTYSTSFTLGILFLDRHLRNPIYAIYGFVRFADEIVDSFHGYNKKELLAAFRNDTNIAIQDRISLNPVLNAFQAVVNEYKIERKWIDIFLDSMEMDLYCQTHDEESYKKYILGSAEAVGLMCLHVFTNGDAVLFERLKPYAMRLGAAFQKVNFLRDAKADNVMLGRTYFPSVNLGNFSRAEKETIEGEIEADFFEALKGIKMLPVSARKGVYLAYYYYWVLFKKIKRLPADRILVERIRIPNFQKLVLMVESHLKYQLNII is encoded by the coding sequence ATGAAGAATCTGTTCGACAGAGTATCCATTGAATGCAGTAAGATCACCACAAAAACATACAGCACCAGTTTTACCCTGGGCATACTTTTCCTCGACCGGCATTTACGTAATCCCATCTATGCTATATATGGTTTCGTTCGGTTTGCCGACGAGATCGTAGACAGCTTTCATGGCTATAATAAAAAAGAATTGCTTGCGGCATTCCGCAACGATACCAATATCGCCATTCAGGACAGGATCTCGCTGAACCCGGTTTTAAATGCATTTCAGGCAGTGGTAAATGAATATAAGATCGAGAGAAAATGGATCGATATTTTTCTAGACAGCATGGAAATGGACCTGTACTGCCAAACCCATGATGAGGAGAGTTATAAGAAATACATCTTAGGCTCCGCAGAAGCCGTGGGGTTAATGTGCCTGCATGTATTTACCAATGGCGATGCTGTTTTATTTGAGCGGTTAAAGCCTTATGCCATGCGCCTGGGAGCGGCTTTTCAGAAAGTAAATTTCTTACGCGATGCAAAGGCCGACAATGTGATGCTGGGCCGTACTTATTTCCCCTCGGTTAACCTGGGCAATTTTTCCAGGGCAGAAAAAGAAACGATAGAAGGGGAGATCGAGGCTGATTTCTTTGAAGCATTGAAGGGAATAAAGATGCTGCCGGTTTCTGCCCGCAAAGGCGTTTACCTGGCCTATTATTACTATTGGGTGTTGTTTAAAAAAATTAAACGGTTACCGGCAGACAGGATCCTGGTGGAACGCATTCGTATTCCCAATTTCCAGAAACTGGTGTTGATGGTGGAATCACATTTGAAGTATCAGTTAAACATTATTTAA
- a CDS encoding sterol desaturase family protein, with protein MTVIYHLLIVLAAFVGMEGVAWFTHKYIMHGLFWRLHKDHHHKESQGFFEHNDFFFLIFALPGIAGLFWGMQNNYNWAFWTGLGITLYGLAYFLVHDIFIHQRFRLFRNTNNAYFKAIRRAHKVHHKHLNKEEGECFGMLWVPFKYFTMTSRGN; from the coding sequence ATGACGGTTATTTATCATCTGTTGATTGTGCTGGCGGCCTTTGTTGGGATGGAAGGCGTAGCCTGGTTCACCCACAAATATATTATGCACGGCTTGTTCTGGCGCCTGCATAAAGATCATCACCATAAGGAATCGCAGGGCTTTTTTGAACACAATGATTTTTTCTTTTTGATCTTCGCTCTGCCCGGTATTGCCGGTTTATTTTGGGGAATGCAAAACAATTATAACTGGGCTTTCTGGACGGGGCTGGGTATTACCCTGTATGGCCTTGCTTATTTTTTAGTACACGATATTTTTATTCATCAGCGTTTCCGCCTGTTCAGGAATACCAACAATGCATATTTCAAAGCAATCAGGCGCGCGCATAAAGTGCATCACAAACATCTGAACAAAGAAGAGGGGGAATGTTTTGGAATGCTCTGGGTACCTTTTAAATATTTTACCATGACCTCACGGGGGAATTAA
- a CDS encoding lycopene cyclase domain-containing protein, whose product MHATYLLINLLSAIVPFLFSFYPAIRFDKQFRTFFIGNFLAAVCFIAWDVIFTSLNIWGFNHRYTLGFNLFNLPGEEVLFFICIPFACVFTYHCFNTFYNITWPVWLVKTIVVALAVVLLTIGLVQHNKAYTAVSFISTGILLLALLFVFKVKWLPGFLTIYPLLLVPFFIVNGILTGTGLQQPVVWYNNAENTGIRVLTIPVEDFIYAMELLLLNLFFFEKLKSISVKQSQVA is encoded by the coding sequence ATGCATGCTACTTACCTGCTCATAAACCTGCTTTCAGCTATAGTACCATTTCTGTTCTCCTTTTATCCGGCCATCCGGTTCGATAAACAGTTCAGGACATTTTTTATTGGCAACTTTTTAGCGGCTGTTTGTTTTATAGCCTGGGATGTTATATTTACTTCCCTGAACATCTGGGGATTCAATCACCGGTATACGCTGGGATTTAATTTGTTCAACCTGCCGGGTGAGGAAGTATTGTTTTTTATCTGTATCCCATTCGCCTGCGTATTTACCTATCATTGTTTTAATACCTTCTATAACATCACCTGGCCTGTATGGCTGGTTAAAACAATTGTGGTAGCATTAGCTGTGGTATTGCTTACCATTGGCCTGGTTCAGCATAATAAAGCCTATACAGCAGTATCGTTTATAAGTACAGGAATTTTATTGCTGGCTTTACTCTTTGTTTTTAAAGTAAAATGGCTGCCGGGTTTTTTAACCATTTATCCTTTGCTGCTGGTGCCCTTTTTTATTGTCAATGGTATTTTAACAGGTACCGGGTTACAACAACCTGTGGTGTGGTACAACAATGCCGAAAACACCGGCATCAGGGTGTTGACTATCCCGGTTGAAGATTTTATCTATGCAATGGAATTGCTATTGTTAAATCTTTTCTTTTTCGAAAAGCTTAAAAGCATCTCCGTCAAACAATCCCAGGTCGCTTAG
- the ade gene encoding adenine deaminase, whose product MQFTITGKLVNTQEKKIYTAAIIVVNGKITAITPVEDKDAAQQYILPGFIDSHVHIESSMLVPRQFARLAVVHGTVATVSDPHEIANVCGMKGVEYMIENGKTVPFKFFFGAPSCVPATTFETAGATLDTAEVATLLQKEEIHYLSEMMNFPGVLYNDPVVMDKIWAARRAGKPIDGHAPGLRGDQARQYIEAGEPGNVIISTDHECFTREEALDKLEYGMRIIIREGSAARNFEALIDLLNDYPEDIMFGSDDKHPDSLVAGHINQLCARAVAKGIDVFKVLQAACVTPVLHYNLPVGLLRVGDAADFIVASDLQQFNVLQTFINGELVAEHGTSNIASQTSTHINNFNCSAKTVADFQLPWKGETNIPVIEALDGQLITNKGMLSPKIIDGQMVSDTDRDILKIAVVNRYSNAVVALAFIKNTGLKQGAIASSVAHDSHNIVAVGVDDESLCEAVNLVIAQQGGVSCVGPQGSQVLPLPVAGLMSAADGYEVARSYTAIDAMAKSQGSTLSAPFMTLSFMALLVIPHLKLSDLGLFDGDAFKLFEKEKI is encoded by the coding sequence ATGCAATTCACCATAACGGGCAAACTGGTAAATACCCAGGAGAAAAAAATATACACGGCTGCTATAATCGTAGTTAACGGTAAAATAACAGCCATCACCCCGGTTGAAGACAAAGATGCCGCGCAGCAATACATACTGCCGGGTTTTATTGACAGTCATGTGCATATTGAAAGTTCCATGCTGGTGCCGCGACAGTTTGCCCGGCTGGCCGTGGTGCATGGTACGGTTGCCACCGTCAGCGACCCGCACGAAATTGCCAATGTGTGTGGGATGAAGGGTGTTGAATATATGATAGAGAATGGCAAAACGGTTCCATTTAAATTTTTCTTTGGCGCGCCCAGCTGTGTACCGGCCACTACTTTTGAAACGGCCGGCGCCACGCTCGATACCGCTGAAGTGGCAACCCTTTTACAAAAAGAAGAAATTCACTATTTGAGTGAAATGATGAATTTCCCCGGGGTGTTGTACAACGACCCGGTGGTGATGGATAAGATCTGGGCCGCCCGCCGGGCAGGCAAACCCATCGACGGGCATGCGCCGGGTTTACGCGGCGATCAGGCCCGCCAGTATATTGAAGCAGGTGAACCGGGGAATGTGATCATCAGTACCGATCACGAATGTTTTACCCGCGAAGAGGCGCTGGATAAACTGGAATATGGCATGCGCATCATCATCCGCGAAGGAAGTGCCGCCCGCAATTTTGAAGCCCTGATCGATCTGCTGAATGATTACCCCGAAGACATTATGTTTGGCAGTGACGACAAACATCCCGATAGCCTGGTAGCAGGCCACATCAATCAATTATGCGCCCGCGCAGTAGCAAAGGGCATCGACGTGTTCAAAGTATTACAGGCTGCCTGTGTAACGCCTGTTTTACATTATAACCTCCCGGTTGGGTTGCTGCGGGTTGGCGATGCGGCTGATTTTATTGTTGCCAGCGATCTGCAACAGTTTAATGTGCTGCAAACCTTTATCAATGGCGAGCTGGTGGCTGAACATGGCACGTCCAACATTGCCTCACAAACATCCACCCACATCAATAATTTCAATTGCAGCGCAAAGACCGTTGCCGATTTTCAACTACCGTGGAAGGGTGAAACAAACATCCCGGTTATTGAAGCATTGGATGGACAACTGATCACCAACAAAGGGATGCTTTCGCCCAAAATTATTGACGGGCAAATGGTGAGTGATACGGACAGGGACATCCTGAAAATAGCGGTGGTTAACCGCTATTCCAATGCAGTGGTGGCACTGGCATTTATAAAAAACACCGGATTAAAACAAGGGGCCATTGCGTCTTCTGTAGCGCACGATAGCCACAATATTGTAGCAGTTGGCGTTGATGATGAAAGTTTGTGCGAGGCCGTAAACCTGGTTATTGCTCAACAAGGGGGCGTAAGCTGCGTGGGCCCGCAAGGCTCGCAGGTATTGCCATTGCCTGTAGCAGGATTGATGAGCGCTGCCGACGGATATGAGGTGGCGCGCTCCTATACGGCCATCGATGCCATGGCTAAATCGCAGGGATCCACCCTTTCAGCGCCGTTTATGACACTGTCGTTTATGGCACTGTTGGTGATACCGCATCTGAAGCTAAGCGACCTGGGATTGTTTGACGGAGATGCTTTTAAGCTTTTCGAAAAAGAAAAGATTTAA
- a CDS encoding TIM-barrel domain-containing protein yields MEISKGRISLAILLMVAGTLHAQQVIVNTVGKDPFVGKTTEVVYKAKEGTWTFQGFNNAVIKTTYKPAGYSKNEQISDAVTAKPAAVGTKVTVAQSQTVEWDNLTSVVVQREKFYYKAGKEVKVKSASYFAQGDTRGFRFQLFNDEQIFGGGERAVAMNRRGHRFNLYNTVSADYGLGAENLSFSVPFFISSAGYALFFDNPSKGYIDIGLTDKNTLEAGFISGELTYYVVFGKNLDEIMANYSSITGRQPLPPRWVFGNFVSRSGYKSEEQVHQAVGKIKQDNFPMDGLLFDAAWYGDNGKASMGNIDWVNTQKWPNPKQMLTDLRTKDNLKSILITEPYILQNTKTFVEGTPIMVTSADGLVDIFRKPAQDFIWKFYKKQVANGVSGWWLDGAEPEKHPASWTHNMKDLGVNRPMDAEEVHNVYAHYFSKMFFEKYSSDVSDQRLVLFNRSGFAGSQRYGVLPGSGEVARSWAGLKSQPLVLLGMSLSGLPYIHSDAGGFAAEGADAELYTRWLQFAAFTPVFQPGGTVPGEPYKSIARTYTKLRYQLLPYNYSLSYDQAVWGRPLMRPLYYYSFADSVALKAEDEYMWGDNILVAPITSQGATARMLYLPAGKWYSLANNSVTDGGKYINQPADIKQLPVFVREGSFVPLWFSKDTIRSTDAFNSKDITIRYYPSSYASTYVWYDDDGSSTRTLERADYELVTFKGITEGKKVTIDITTNNPNQYGKKFKRTFRFELPVALASEATVNGKPVDAGSFGKQPDPFQQLSNEFLTVEFNGKPVKVEITLK; encoded by the coding sequence ATGGAAATTAGTAAAGGAAGAATCAGCCTGGCCATATTGTTGATGGTTGCAGGAACGCTTCATGCCCAGCAGGTGATCGTAAACACGGTTGGGAAGGATCCCTTTGTTGGCAAAACCACTGAAGTGGTTTATAAAGCCAAGGAAGGCACCTGGACGTTTCAGGGCTTTAACAATGCCGTTATAAAAACAACGTACAAACCGGCCGGCTACAGTAAGAATGAACAGATCTCGGATGCCGTTACGGCCAAACCAGCGGCTGTTGGTACAAAGGTTACAGTTGCACAATCGCAAACGGTGGAATGGGATAACCTCACCAGCGTGGTGGTGCAGCGCGAAAAGTTTTATTATAAAGCCGGGAAGGAAGTAAAGGTAAAATCTGCTTCCTATTTTGCGCAGGGCGATACCCGCGGGTTCCGTTTTCAATTGTTCAATGATGAACAGATCTTCGGCGGGGGCGAACGCGCTGTAGCCATGAACCGCCGCGGCCATCGCTTCAATCTGTATAACACCGTTTCAGCTGATTATGGGCTGGGCGCCGAGAACCTGAGCTTCTCCGTTCCCTTCTTCATTTCTTCTGCCGGTTATGCCCTGTTTTTTGATAACCCGTCAAAAGGTTATATCGATATCGGGTTAACCGATAAGAATACCCTGGAAGCCGGTTTCATCAGCGGAGAGCTCACTTACTATGTAGTGTTTGGAAAAAACCTCGATGAGATCATGGCCAATTATTCTTCCATCACCGGCCGCCAGCCATTGCCGCCCCGTTGGGTATTTGGCAATTTTGTTTCCCGTTCCGGCTACAAAAGCGAAGAGCAGGTACACCAGGCAGTTGGTAAAATAAAGCAGGATAATTTTCCCATGGATGGATTGCTGTTTGACGCCGCCTGGTATGGCGATAATGGGAAGGCTTCTATGGGGAACATCGATTGGGTGAACACGCAGAAATGGCCCAATCCCAAACAAATGCTTACCGATCTCAGAACAAAGGACAATCTGAAATCAATACTTATTACCGAACCCTATATTTTACAGAATACAAAAACGTTTGTTGAGGGAACGCCAATCATGGTAACCAGCGCCGATGGGCTCGTAGATATTTTCCGCAAACCGGCGCAGGACTTTATCTGGAAATTCTACAAAAAGCAGGTAGCTAATGGGGTAAGTGGCTGGTGGCTCGATGGGGCAGAACCCGAAAAGCATCCGGCCAGTTGGACGCACAACATGAAAGATCTTGGCGTAAACCGCCCCATGGACGCAGAGGAGGTGCATAACGTATATGCGCATTACTTCAGTAAAATGTTCTTCGAGAAATATTCATCCGATGTAAGCGACCAGCGCCTGGTGTTGTTTAACCGGTCGGGGTTTGCAGGCAGCCAGCGGTATGGCGTTTTACCAGGGTCGGGCGAGGTGGCGCGCAGCTGGGCCGGCCTCAAATCACAACCGCTTGTTTTATTGGGAATGAGCCTGAGTGGATTGCCTTACATCCATTCCGATGCCGGCGGATTTGCCGCCGAAGGGGCCGATGCGGAGCTGTATACCCGCTGGTTACAATTTGCAGCCTTTACGCCTGTGTTCCAGCCGGGTGGCACCGTGCCGGGAGAACCGTATAAAAGTATTGCCCGTACTTATACAAAACTGCGTTACCAGTTACTGCCTTATAACTATTCATTAAGCTACGATCAGGCAGTGTGGGGCAGGCCGTTGATGCGTCCTTTGTATTATTACAGTTTTGCCGACAGCGTTGCCTTGAAAGCAGAAGATGAATATATGTGGGGCGATAATATACTGGTAGCGCCCATTACCAGCCAGGGTGCTACTGCACGCATGTTGTATTTACCTGCAGGTAAATGGTATAGCCTGGCTAACAATTCGGTTACTGACGGTGGCAAGTACATCAATCAGCCGGCCGATATAAAACAACTGCCGGTATTTGTACGCGAAGGCAGTTTTGTTCCATTGTGGTTCTCAAAAGATACCATCAGATCAACTGACGCCTTCAACTCAAAAGATATCACCATCCGGTATTATCCATCTTCTTACGCATCTACCTATGTTTGGTACGATGATGATGGCAGCAGTACCAGAACACTGGAACGGGCCGATTACGAACTGGTGACCTTTAAAGGAATTACGGAAGGGAAAAAAGTAACCATCGATATCACCACCAACAACCCCAATCAATACGGAAAGAAATTCAAACGCACCTTCCGGTTTGAATTACCGGTTGCCCTCGCCAGCGAGGCAACGGTTAATGGTAAACCCGTAGATGCCGGTAGTTTTGGTAAACAGCCCGATCCGTTCCAGCAGCTTTCTAATGAGTTTCTAACGGTTGAGTTTAACGGAAAACCGGTGAAAGTGGAGATCACGTTGAAGTAA
- the trmD gene encoding tRNA (guanosine(37)-N1)-methyltransferase TrmD → MRIDIITVVPELLESPFSHSIMKRAKDKGLLEVHVHHLRQWAVNEYGQVDDYQYGGGAGMVMMCEPLANAIETLSKDRTYDEVIFMTPDGERFKQTIANQLSLKENLIIICGHYKGIDQRIREHFVTKEISIGDYVLSGGELAAAIVVDAIGRLLPGVLNDETSALTDSFQDNILAPPVYTRPADFRGWKVPEILLSGDPKKVEDWRYEQSIQRTRERRPDLYEKH, encoded by the coding sequence ATGCGTATTGACATTATTACCGTTGTACCCGAATTACTCGAGAGCCCTTTTTCGCATTCTATCATGAAAAGAGCCAAAGACAAGGGCTTGCTGGAGGTGCACGTGCATCACCTGCGCCAATGGGCCGTTAATGAGTACGGACAGGTGGATGACTACCAGTATGGTGGCGGCGCCGGTATGGTAATGATGTGCGAACCGCTGGCCAACGCCATCGAAACGCTGTCGAAGGACCGTACCTACGACGAAGTTATTTTTATGACCCCCGACGGCGAACGGTTCAAACAAACGATCGCCAATCAATTGTCGTTAAAAGAAAATCTCATCATCATCTGCGGCCACTACAAAGGCATCGATCAGCGCATCCGCGAACATTTTGTTACAAAGGAGATCTCCATTGGTGATTATGTATTAAGCGGCGGCGAGCTGGCTGCCGCCATTGTGGTAGACGCCATTGGCCGGTTATTGCCCGGCGTGCTGAATGATGAAACCTCGGCCCTTACAGACTCGTTCCAAGACAATATACTCGCCCCCCCTGTTTATACCCGCCCGGCAGATTTCAGGGGCTGGAAAGTGCCTGAGATCCTGTTAAGCGGCGATCCTAAAAAAGTGGAAGACTGGCGCTACGAACAATCCATCCAGCGCACCAGGGAACGCCGTCCTGACTTATATGAGAAGCATTAA
- a CDS encoding RNA-binding S4 domain-containing protein — translation MSSNTEKTEKLRIDKYLWSIRLFKTRSMAATACDSGKVKFNGDQVKASRQVHVGDEYEVKTEARRWKVKVAGLLHNRVAHSEAIKYYIDITPAEELERLQFQASSFHTGKRLSKIGRPTKKDRRELDGFMDEEE, via the coding sequence ATGAGTAGCAATACAGAAAAAACTGAAAAACTTAGAATAGATAAATACCTGTGGTCCATTCGTTTATTTAAAACACGTTCCATGGCGGCCACAGCATGTGACAGTGGTAAAGTGAAATTCAATGGCGACCAGGTAAAAGCGTCCAGGCAGGTACATGTGGGCGATGAATATGAAGTAAAAACGGAGGCACGCCGCTGGAAGGTTAAAGTAGCAGGCTTATTACACAATCGGGTTGCGCACAGCGAAGCCATCAAATATTACATCGATATTACTCCGGCTGAAGAACTGGAACGGTTACAATTCCAGGCTTCGAGCTTTCATACCGGTAAACGCCTCAGTAAGATCGGGCGGCCCACCAAAAAAGACAGAAGAGAGCTGGATGGGTTTATGGATGAAGAAGAATAG
- a CDS encoding dipeptidase has protein sequence MQAWKDYQEKNKDRFLDELLELLRIPSVSANSDHKDDMRKCAEKVQQRLLEAGAASAKVYETAGHPVVYAEKIVDPSKPTVLVYGHYDVQPPDPLNLWHSGPFEPVIKDGRIYARGSADDKGQFYMHVKALEILSKTNSLQNNIKFLIEGEEEVGSPNLADFVAAHKDLLKCDVILISDSSMISMENPSIDIGVRGLSYIQVEVTGANRDLHSGVYGGAVGNPITMLAKMIASCHDENNHITIPGFYNDVVESTPAERKLMAEAPYDENEYKSDLGVKELWGEKGYTTNERTGIRPTLEINGIWGGYTGEGAKTVLPSKAYAKISARLVPNQSSEKITEMLLQYFRKIAPVGVTVEAYNLHGGEPYMTPIDSKAYQAAARAIETTFGKKPIPVRGGGSIPICSILEKELGVKIVFMGFGLDSDNLHSPNEKFDLVNFYKGIETIPYFHKYFAS, from the coding sequence ATGCAAGCCTGGAAAGATTACCAGGAGAAGAACAAAGATCGCTTCCTGGATGAATTACTGGAATTGTTACGCATTCCTTCTGTGAGCGCTAACAGCGACCATAAGGATGATATGAGAAAGTGTGCGGAAAAAGTGCAACAACGGTTGCTGGAAGCCGGTGCTGCTTCGGCCAAAGTGTATGAAACGGCCGGCCACCCGGTAGTATATGCCGAAAAGATCGTTGATCCCTCCAAACCAACCGTACTGGTATATGGCCACTATGATGTGCAGCCTCCTGATCCGTTAAACCTTTGGCACAGCGGTCCGTTTGAACCGGTGATCAAAGACGGACGCATTTATGCGCGGGGATCTGCCGATGATAAGGGGCAATTCTATATGCACGTGAAGGCCCTGGAAATATTGTCTAAAACCAACTCGCTTCAAAATAACATCAAGTTCCTGATAGAGGGTGAAGAAGAAGTGGGTTCTCCCAACCTCGCTGATTTTGTGGCCGCGCATAAAGACCTGCTGAAATGCGATGTGATCCTCATCAGCGACAGTTCCATGATCAGCATGGAAAATCCTTCCATAGATATTGGCGTGCGTGGCCTGTCTTACATCCAGGTAGAGGTAACCGGTGCCAACCGCGACCTGCACAGTGGCGTCTATGGCGGCGCCGTAGGCAACCCCATCACCATGCTGGCTAAAATGATCGCCAGTTGTCACGATGAAAATAACCACATCACCATCCCCGGATTTTATAATGACGTAGTAGAGTCAACGCCTGCAGAAAGAAAGCTGATGGCGGAAGCTCCCTATGATGAAAATGAATATAAAAGCGACCTGGGCGTGAAAGAACTGTGGGGCGAAAAGGGTTATACCACCAACGAGCGCACCGGCATTCGCCCAACGCTTGAAATAAACGGCATCTGGGGTGGTTATACCGGCGAAGGCGCCAAAACCGTACTGCCTTCAAAAGCCTATGCAAAAATCTCAGCGCGCCTGGTACCCAACCAGTCATCTGAAAAAATAACGGAAATGTTATTGCAGTACTTCCGCAAAATAGCGCCGGTTGGCGTTACGGTGGAAGCGTATAACCTGCATGGTGGGGAACCATATATGACGCCCATCGATTCAAAAGCCTACCAGGCTGCGGCCCGGGCTATTGAAACTACATTTGGCAAAAAGCCAATTCCCGTTCGTGGCGGCGGCAGTATTCCCATCTGCTCTATCCTGGAAAAAGAACTGGGCGTTAAGATCGTGTTCATGGGTTTTGGGCTGGACAGTGATAACCTGCACTCTCCCAACGAAAAATTCGACCTGGTGAATTTTTATAAGGGCATTGAAACGATCCCTTATTTTCATAAATACTTTGCTTCTTAA